In one window of Catalinimonas alkaloidigena DNA:
- a CDS encoding universal stress protein → MRTILIPTDFSKDTLQAIRAAVQLLNGERCYVTLLRLIPLPDSITELLFLQRSQRYAQRVPLWFQEQLKKLRAETQGQLLKVDVSHQYGVSRPLAKRLLEHITPDLVVIPARRSKYFPEEYHHFMHELQQSSTPILYLPDNEIAADITLATLLGEQNSMELIQQSQFQVNQLFNRLHSNPIFISVSETEPTPLSWENAREWPPHHEPAPEDAAAPQEPAEPSTRGAIRQGLRALLRELHMLRKPSLLVQIRTAQNFWQSMFSKREDVSIIPQRIQIPVLSLMHP, encoded by the coding sequence ATGCGTACGATCTTGATTCCGACCGACTTTTCGAAAGATACGCTTCAGGCCATACGCGCCGCCGTGCAGCTCCTGAACGGCGAACGCTGTTACGTTACGCTGCTCCGGCTGATTCCGCTCCCCGACTCCATCACCGAACTTCTTTTTTTGCAACGCAGCCAGCGCTACGCACAGCGCGTTCCGCTGTGGTTTCAGGAACAACTCAAAAAACTTCGGGCCGAAACGCAGGGGCAACTGCTCAAAGTCGACGTTTCGCACCAGTACGGCGTATCGCGCCCGCTAGCAAAGCGTCTGCTCGAACACATCACCCCCGACCTGGTCGTGATTCCGGCCCGGCGGTCTAAATACTTTCCGGAAGAGTACCACCACTTTATGCACGAGCTGCAGCAAAGCAGCACGCCCATCTTATACCTGCCCGACAACGAGATTGCAGCCGACATTACACTCGCCACCCTGTTGGGCGAACAAAACTCGATGGAGTTGATTCAGCAGAGTCAGTTTCAGGTCAATCAGCTTTTCAACCGGCTGCATTCCAATCCGATTTTCATTTCGGTCAGCGAAACAGAACCCACGCCGTTGTCCTGGGAAAACGCCCGCGAGTGGCCGCCCCACCACGAACCCGCGCCGGAAGATGCGGCGGCCCCGCAAGAGCCAGCCGAGCCGAGCACGCGGGGCGCGATACGCCAGGGGCTTCGTGCACTGCTGCGCGAACTTCACATGCTCCGCAAGCCGAGTTTGCTCGTGCAGATCCGGACGGCGCAAAACTTCTGGCAGAGTATGTTCAGCAAACGCGAAGACGTTTCCATCATTCCGCAGCGGATTCAGATTCCAGTGCTTTCGCTAATGCACCCATAA
- the icd gene encoding NADP-dependent isocitrate dehydrogenase — protein MSDQKITINNGKLQVPDQPVIPFIEGDGTGPDIWRASQLVFDAAVEKAYGGKRKIQWKEVLAGEKAFNQTGNWMPNETLEAFREYLVGIKGPLTTPVGGGIRSLNVALRQELDLYACVRPVRWFQGVPSPVKQPELCDMVIFRENTEDIYAGIEFQQGTDDEKKFSQLLKENFPARYKKVRFPESAGFGIKPVSQEGTERLVKAAIDYAFAQKRDSVTLVHKGNIMKFTEGAFRDWGYEVAKSQYGAKDYEGGPWQVIEKDGHKIIIKDVIADAFLQQILLRPAEYSVIATLNLNGDYVSDALAAIVGGIGIAPGANINYVEGSAIFEATHGTAPKYANQDKVNPGSVILSGALMLEYMGWQEAADLIYSGLEKAIASKKVTYDFERLMEGATLLKCSEFGQEIVNNM, from the coding sequence ATGAGCGATCAGAAAATCACCATTAATAACGGTAAGCTCCAAGTACCTGACCAGCCGGTTATTCCTTTTATCGAAGGAGACGGGACCGGTCCTGACATCTGGCGTGCTTCGCAATTGGTTTTTGACGCAGCGGTAGAAAAAGCCTACGGCGGCAAGCGTAAAATCCAGTGGAAAGAGGTGCTGGCGGGTGAGAAAGCCTTCAACCAGACGGGCAACTGGATGCCCAACGAAACCCTCGAAGCCTTCCGCGAATACCTGGTGGGCATCAAAGGCCCGCTGACCACGCCGGTGGGTGGTGGCATCCGGTCGCTGAACGTAGCGCTGCGCCAGGAACTCGACCTTTACGCTTGCGTGCGTCCGGTGCGTTGGTTCCAGGGTGTGCCCTCGCCGGTGAAACAGCCGGAACTGTGCGACATGGTGATTTTCCGCGAAAACACGGAAGACATTTACGCCGGAATCGAGTTCCAGCAAGGAACCGACGACGAGAAGAAATTCTCGCAGTTGCTGAAAGAAAACTTCCCGGCCCGTTATAAGAAAGTACGCTTCCCCGAATCGGCCGGCTTCGGCATCAAGCCCGTTTCGCAGGAAGGTACCGAACGCCTGGTGAAAGCGGCCATCGACTACGCGTTTGCGCAGAAGCGCGACAGCGTGACGCTGGTGCACAAAGGGAACATCATGAAGTTCACGGAAGGCGCGTTCCGCGACTGGGGTTACGAAGTAGCGAAGAGCCAGTACGGTGCGAAAGACTACGAAGGTGGTCCGTGGCAGGTCATCGAAAAGGACGGTCATAAGATCATCATCAAAGACGTGATTGCCGACGCCTTCCTGCAGCAGATCCTGCTGCGCCCGGCCGAGTACTCGGTCATCGCGACGCTGAACCTGAACGGCGACTACGTATCGGACGCACTGGCGGCCATCGTTGGGGGTATCGGCATTGCGCCGGGTGCCAACATCAACTACGTAGAAGGTAGTGCCATTTTCGAAGCCACGCACGGCACAGCGCCGAAGTACGCCAACCAGGACAAAGTGAACCCCGGTTCCGTCATCCTGTCGGGTGCACTGATGCTGGAATACATGGGCTGGCAAGAAGCCGCTGACCTGATTTACAGCGGGTTGGAAAAGGCCATCGCCTCCAAAAAAGTAACGTACGACTTCGAGCGTCTGATGGAAGGCGCTACGCTGCTGAAGTGTAGCGAGTTCGGTCAGGAGATCGTCAACAACATGTAA